Proteins encoded by one window of Lathyrus oleraceus cultivar Zhongwan6 chromosome 1, CAAS_Psat_ZW6_1.0, whole genome shotgun sequence:
- the LOC127136795 gene encoding calcium-transporting ATPase 8, plasma membrane-type, with product MSFLNGSSPRRNPAENMDIEAGPLSRRSSDIDDDGDFSDPFDIARTKHASINRLKRWRQAALVLNASRRFRYTLDLKKEEEKKLILRKIRAHAQAIRAAYLFKAAGGQGQRQGQGQGQLNETTKPLQTSTGEFPIGPEQLASISREHDIASLQQYGGVAGVSNLLKTDLEKGVDGDDADLLRRRNAFGSNNYPRKKGRSFLMFMWDACKDLTLVILMVAAAASLALGIKSEGIKEGWYDGGSIAFAVILVIVVTAVSDYKQSLQFRDLNEEKRNIHLEVVRGGRRVEISIYDLVVGDVIPLNIGNQVPADGIVISGHSLSIDESSMTGESKIADKDSKDPFLMSGCKVADGSGTMLVTGVGINTEWGLLMASISEDTGEETPLQVRLNGVATFIGIVGLTVAVIVLIVLLARYFSGHSKNNDGTRQFTAGRTTASDAVDGAIKIITVAVTIVVVAVPEGLPLAVTLTLAYSMRKMMADKALVRRLSACETMGSATTICSDKTGTLTMNQMTVVEVYAGGSKIDPPHQLESSPKLRTLLIEGVAQNTNGSVFVPEGANEVEVSGSPTEKAILHWALKVGMNFVNARSESSILHVFPFNSEKKRGGVAIQTADSVHIHWKGAAEIVLACCTGYIDRNDQLVEIDEEKMTYFRKAIEDMASDSLRCVAIAYRPYEEEVPDTEEQLAHWSLPEDGLVLLAIVGIKDPCRPGVKDSVQLCQKAGVKVRMVTGDNVKTAKAIAVECGILSSLADATERNVIEGKTFRALSDSEREEIADSISVMGRSSPNDKLLLVQALRRKGHVVAVTGDGTNDAPALHEADIGLAMGIAGTEVAKESSDIIILDDNFASVVKVVRWGRSVYANIQKFIQFQLTVNVAALVINVVAAVSSGEVPLNAVQLLWVNLIMDTLGALALATEPPTDHLMDRTPVGRREPLITNIMWRNLLIQAMYQVSVLLVLNFQGVRILGLEHQKSEHAIKVKNTLIFNAFVICQVFNEFNARKPDEFNIFKGVTRNFLFMGIVAFTVVLQVIIVEFLGKFTKTTRLNWQQWLISVVIGFIGWPLAVVGKLIPVPATPINNVFSKIRRTKKSKEPVASQ from the exons ATGAGTTTCCTGAACGGTTCTTCACCGCGCCGGAATCCGGCGGAGAATATGGATATTGAAGCTGGTCCGTTGTCTCGCCGTTCTTCGGATATTGATGACGACGGTGATTTTTCCGATCCGTTTGATATTGCTAGAACAAAGCACGCTTCTATTAATCGACTGAAACGCTGGAGA CAAGCAGCGCTTGTACTAAATGCTTCCCGTCGATTTCGTTATACCTTGGATTtgaagaaagaagaagagaagaaaCTAATACTGAGAAAGATTAGAGCGCATGCACAAGCCATTAGA GCAGCATATCTTTTCAAAGCAGCTGGGGGGCAGGGGCAGAGGCAGGGACAAGGGCAAGGACAATTGAATG AAACTACAAAACCTCTTCAAACCTCTACTGGTGAATTTCCAATTGGACCGGAGCAACTAGCTTCCATTTCAAGGGAGCACGATATTGCCTCATTGCAGCAATATGGAGGG GTTGCAGGGGTATCAAATTTATTGAAAACCGATTTAGAGAAGGGAGTTGATGGTGATGATGCTGACTTACTAAGACGGAGGAATGCATTTGGTTCCAACAATTACCCTCGAAAGAAAGGAAGAAGTTTTCTG ATGTTTATGTGGGATGCTTGCAAGGATCTGACCTTGGTCATTTTAATGGTAGCTGCAGCAGCTTCATTGGCACTGGGGATAAAATCTGAG GGTATTAAGGAAGGATGGTATGATGGGGGAAGCATTGCTTTCGCAGTTATTCTTGTTATTGTTGTTACAG CTGTAAGTGATTATAAGCAGTCTCTTCAGTTTCGAGACCTAAATGAAGAGAAGAGAAATATACACTTGGAG GTTGTTAGAGGTGGTAGAAGGGTTGAGATCTCAATATATGATCTTGTTGTTGGGGATGTTATTCCTCTTAATATTGGTAACCAG GTCCCTGCTGATGGAATTGTGATCAGTGGTCACTCTCTTTCCATTGATGAATCGAGCATGACAGGGGAGAGCAAAATT GCCGACAAGGATTCTAAGGATCCCTTTCTGATGTCCGGCTGTAAGGTTGCAGATGGCAGTGGTACTATGCTG GTAACGGGTGTTGGAATTAATACTGAATGGGGCCTTCTAATGGCTAGCATTTCAGAAGATACTGGTGAAGAAACACCTCTGCAG GTCCGCTTGAATGGCGTAGCCACCTTCATTGGTATTGTTGGACTCACTGTTGCTGTTATTGTCCTGATTGTGCTACTGGCCAG ATATTTCTCTGGGCATTCGAAGAATAATGATGGGACAAGACAGTTTACAGCTGGCAGGACCACAGCTAGTGATGCCGTTGATGGAGCAATTAAGATAATAACTGTTGCG GTCACCATTGTAGTTGTTGCAGTGCCCGAGGGGCTCCCGCTTGCAGTCACTTTAAC TCTGGCCTACTCAATGCGGAAAATGATGGCAGATAAAGCTTTG GTGAGGAGGCTTTCTGCATGTGAAACAATGGGCTCTGCTACAACGATATGCAGCGATAAGACCGGCACATTGACTATGAATCAG ATGACTGTGGTTGAGGTTTATGCTGGGGGCAGTAAGATTGATCCACCTCACCAATTGGAGAGTTCTCCTAAGCTACGCACTCTACTCATTGAAGGTGTTGCACAGAACACTAATGGCAGCGTTTTTGTCCCTGAG GGTGCTAATGAAGTTGAGGTTTCTGGATCGCCAACAGAAAAAGCAATTTTACACTGGGCACTAAAG GTTGGGATGAATTTCGTGAATGCTCGGTCAGAATCATCAATACTTCATGTCTTCCCGTTCAACTCAGAGAAAAAGAGAGGCGGAGTTGCAATACAGACG GCTGACTCTGTTCATATACATTGGAAAGGTGCTGCTGAGATTGTTCTAGCCTGCTGTACAGGGTATATTGATAGAAATGACCAGTTGGTGGAAATAGATGAAGAGAAG ATGACTTATTTCAGAAAAGCTATTGAAGACATGGCTTCTGATAGTCTACGTTGCGTTGCCATTGCATATAGACCATATGAGGAAGAAGTTCCAGATACTGAGGAACAACTTGCTCACTGGTCTTTGCCAGAGGATGGACTTGTTTTACTAGCTATTGTTGGTATCAAG GATCCTTGTCGACCTGGTGTCAAAGATTCAGTACAGCTTTGCCAAAAAGCCGGGGTTAAG GTAAGGATGGTCACGGGTGACAATGTCAAAACTGCAAAAGCAATTGCTGTGGAATGTGGAATACTTAGCTCACTTGCTGATGCTACTGAGAGAAATGTCATTGAAGGAAAAACATTTCGAGCCTTGTCAGATTCAGAGAGAGAAGAAATTGCAGATTCGATATCG GTTATGGGAAGGTCATCTCCCAATGATAAACTATTGTTAGTACAAGCATTAAGGAGGAAGGGCCATGTTGTGGCTGTAACCGGGGATGGAACGAATGATGCTCCTGCACTTCACGAG GCGGATATTGGTCTTGCTATGGGTATTGCTGGCACGGAAGTTGCCAAAGAGAGCTCTGATATCATTATATTGGATGACAACTTTGCTTCAGTTGTAAAG GTTGTCAGATGGGGTCGGTCTGTTTATGCAAATATTCAGAAATTTATCCAGTTTCAGCTGACAGTCAATGTGGCAGCTCTTGTTATAAATGTTGTTGCTGCAGTTTCCTCCGGTGAAGTTCCACTGAATGCAGTGCAG CTTCTCTGGGTGAATCTTATCATGGATACTCTGGGAGCACTAGCTTTGGCAACTGAACCACCAACTGATCACCTCATGGATCGGACTCCTGTGGGTCGAAG GGAACCTCTCATAACAAATATCATGTGGAGGAATTTGCTGATACAG GCGATGTATCAAGTGTCGGTTTTGCTTGTTCTCAATTTCCAAGGTGTACGCATATTGGGTCTTGAGCATCAAAAAAGTGAACATGCTATCAAAGTAAAGAACACTTTGATCTTCAATGCTTTTGTTATCTGTCAA GTCTTCAATGAATTTAATGCTCGTAAGCCAGATGAATTCAACATTTTTAAAGGAGTCACTAGAAACTTCCTCTTTATGGGAATAGTGGCATTTACTGTTGTACTTCAG GTTATCATTGTTGAATTTCTTGGGAAGTTCACTAAAACTACTCGGCTTAATTGGCAGCAGTGGCTCATTTCTGTCGTTATTGGATTCATTGG TTGGCCTCTTGCCGTGGTTGGGAAATTGATACCAGTACCAGCAACTCCCATCAACAACGTTTTCTCCAAGATTCGAAGAACTAAAAAAAGTAAAGAACCTGTGGCTTCTCAGTAG